A single genomic interval of Juglans regia cultivar Chandler chromosome 1, Walnut 2.0, whole genome shotgun sequence harbors:
- the LOC108998511 gene encoding protein DETOXIFICATION 49-like, with amino-acid sequence MCQQTSVPSKCDSDSACKLPLMKEAEQENILTTPLICSPIISQEGRKRALPDRTTWKQPQKSCHLSLAVAEVISIAKIALPMMLTGLLLYSRSMISMLFLGRLGDLALAGGSLAVGFANITGYSILSGLAMGMEPICGQAFGAKKHTLLGLSLQRTVLLLGLISIPISLLWLNMQKILLFCGQDEIIARQAQTYLLYSLPDLLSQSLLHPLRIYLRTQSITLPLTFCATLSIVLHIPINYLLVSHLNLGIKGVALSGVWTNFNLVGSLILYILISGLHRKTWGGFSMECFKEWRSLLSLAVASCISVCLEWWWYEIMILLCGLLWNPRATVASMGILIQTTALIYIFPSSLSFSVSTRVGNELGAKNPRKAKLAAIVGLSCSFILGLLALVFTMMVRNGWATMFTRDKDILTLTSMVLPIIGLCELGNCPQTTGCGVLRGTARPKVGANINLGCFYLVGTPVAVGLAFYAGLDFRGLWLGLLAAQGSCAATMLVVISLTDWDLEAKRAEELITGAVGVDHDSQDQVEEQKPLKAEIKEDFSILSGDLNQANNLLV; translated from the coding sequence ATGTGCCAGCAAACTTCTGTCCCCAGCAAATGCGATTCAGACTCTGCTTGTAAACTTCCCCTAATGAAGGAAGCAGAGCAGGAGAACATACTTACCACCCCATTAATCTGCAGCCCAATAATATCACAAGAAGGTCGAAAAAGGGCGCTACCGGACCGAACCACCTGGAAACAACCACAGAAAAGCTGCCATCTATCCCTTGCAGTCGCAGAAGTCATTTCCATAGCCAAAATAGCTCTCCCCATGATGCTGACAGGCCTTTTGCTTTATTCTCGCTCAATGATTTCCATGCTCTTCCTCGGCCGCCTAGGTGATCTCGCCTTAGCCGGTGGTTCCCTCGCTGTTGGCTTCGCCAACATCACCGGCTACTCTATTCTCTCTGGCCTAGCCATGGGGATGGAACCCATTTGTGGCCAAGCTTTTGGTGCCAAAAAACACACTCTCCTCGGCCTCTCCCTGCAGAGAACAGTGCTTTTGCTGGGCTTAATATCAATACCTATTTCTCTTCTCTGGTTAAACATGCAGAAAATTCTTCTCTTTTGTGGTCAAGATGAGATTATTGCCAGACAAGCACAAACATATCTTCTCTATTCTCTCCCTGACCTCTTATCTCAATCACTTTTACACCCATTACGCATTTATCTTCGAACGCAATCCATAACTCTGCCTCTAACATTTTGCGCCACTCTCTCAATTGTCCTTCATATACCCATAAACTACCTTCTCGTTTCACATCTTAATTTAGGAATCAAAGGCGTTGCTCTTAGCGGTGTTTGGACTAACTTCAATCTTGTAGGCTCTCTAATCCTCTACATCCTTATCTCTGGCCTCCACAGGAAAACTTGGGGAGGTTTTTCAATGGAGTGCTTTAAAGAATGGAGATCTTTATTAAGTTTGGCCGTTGCAAGCTGCATTTCAGTCTGTCTCGAGTGGTGGTGGTATGAGATCATGATTTTGCTATGCGGGTTGCTGTGGAACCCCAGAGCAACGGTGGCTTCCATGGGCATCCTAATCCAAACCACAGCGCTAATCTACATATTCCCTTCATCGCTAAGCTTCAGCGTATCCACAAGAGTTGGCAATGAACTAGGTGcaaaaaatccaagaaaagCAAAGCTGGCCGCCATTGTTGGCCTCTCTTGCAGCTTCATATTGGGACTTTTGGCACTGGTTTTCACAATGATGGTAAGGAACGGTTGGGCTACCATGTTCACCCGGGACAAAGACATATTGACATTGACATCAATGGTTTTGCCGATAATCGGGCTGTGTGAGCTCGGAAACTGTCCGCAAACAACAGGCTGCGGAGTGCTGAGAGGGACAGCAAGGCCAAAAGTAGGAGCGAACATCAACCTGGGGTGCTTTTACCTTGTGGGAACGCCGGTTGCAGTGGGGCTGGCTTTCTACGCTGGATTAGACTTCCGGGGGCTGTGGTTGGGGCTTTTGGCAGCGCAGGGCTCGTGCGCCGCTACCATGTTGGTGGTAATCAGTCTAACCGATTGGGATTTAGAAGCCAAGAGAGCAGAGGAGCTGATCACCGGGGCTGTCGGTGTTGATCATGACAGCCAAGATCAGGTGGAGGAACAGAAGCCTCTCAAAGCTGAAATCAAGgaagatttttcaattttatctgGGGATTTAAACCAAGCTAATAACTTACTTGTTTAA